In one Candidatus Neomarinimicrobiota bacterium genomic region, the following are encoded:
- a CDS encoding transposase: MKRRTRVVRIFPNEKSCLRLVGGIICMEYSEYWQSGRRYLSIGDNKVDEILNIKLEFCIKTGRWERKFLYDIYRDCFIFCVNTSFH, encoded by the coding sequence ATAAAGAGGAGAACGAGAGTTGTTAGGATATTTCCTAATGAAAAATCCTGTTTGAGGTTAGTAGGAGGAATAATATGTATGGAGTATAGTGAGTATTGGCAAAGTGGAAGAAGGTATTTGAGTATAGGAGATAATAAAGTTGACGAAATATTAAATATTAAGCTGGAATTTTGTATAAAAACTGGGAGATGGGAGAGGAAATTTCTCTATGATATTTACAGAGACTGTTTCATTTTTTGTGTAAATACCTCTTTTCATTA